In Deferribacteraceae bacterium V6Fe1, one genomic interval encodes:
- a CDS encoding DMT family protein yields MNIIATVMLLVLSNIFMTFAWYGHLKTLGSKPLIIAILASWGIAFFEYILQVPANRIGHKALSLGQLKIIQEVITLSVFIPFSVLYMKEKLTMDYLYAGICILGAVFFIFRSKFM; encoded by the coding sequence CAGTTATGTTGCTTGTATTAAGCAATATTTTTATGACTTTTGCATGGTATGGTCATCTGAAGACATTAGGCTCAAAGCCTCTTATTATTGCTATTTTGGCGAGTTGGGGGATAGCTTTTTTTGAATATATTTTACAAGTGCCGGCAAATAGAATTGGGCATAAGGCACTCAGCTTAGGCCAGCTTAAAATTATTCAGGAAGTAATAACTTTATCTGTTTTTATCCCTTTTTCGGTGCTTTACATGAAAGAAAAGCTTACAATGGATTATCTGTATGCCGGAATTTGTATTTTAGGTGCGGTATTTTTTATCTTCAGATCAAAGTTTATGTAA
- a CDS encoding GNAT family N-acetyltransferase yields MIIRKAKKEDLKTIAGLEKIIFDKSNFPMSIRNLQYHLRVNNMIAVAEIDNTIAGYCVVFLRKKYARIYSIATNPDFRGKKVASTLLEHILSQTCGLNYISLEVRKDNIPAIALYEKYGFKTVKEIPCYYGDGCSALKMKKALHKL; encoded by the coding sequence ATGATTATACGAAAAGCAAAAAAGGAAGATCTCAAAACTATTGCAGGTCTCGAAAAGATAATTTTTGATAAAAGCAACTTCCCCATGTCAATCAGAAACTTACAATACCACTTAAGAGTAAATAACATGATAGCCGTTGCGGAAATTGACAACACAATCGCCGGCTACTGCGTAGTCTTTTTAAGAAAAAAATATGCTAGAATTTACAGTATCGCGACAAACCCTGACTTTAGAGGGAAAAAGGTTGCATCAACCCTTTTAGAGCATATTTTGTCACAAACTTGCGGACTTAATTATATAAGCCTTGAAGTTAGAAAAGATAATATTCCAGCTATAGCACTTTACGAAAAATACGGATTTAAAACAGTAAAAGAGATCCCATGCTATTATGGCGACGGATGCAGCGCCCTTAAAATGAAGAAAGCTTTACATAAACTTTGA
- a CDS encoding DUF2156 domain-containing protein, producing MTELSIEGYHLRPFTIETKSLMESYLKYITSDVDVSDYSFAANFIWLSGTSGFYTIVNDTFCLFNLAGGELSMLLPPIGKVENVNDAMMICFDIMNKNNSSITSSKIEYVSSYFVQSFIEYSEDADIFQALDSYIIEKKNIDYVYLADDLINLRGNSYATKRNEINKFKKNYPNISIEMLNPEAHYNGILELTNNWVVNRMKYLPNVDMDTFIDGINWERSAIKRTLHYFDKLEILGIVLKFDEKIVGFTVGEKLNEKTASVIIEKTDFFTLGAAQYIFWEFSKILRDTYNITFINVGDDMGLENLKKVKMSYRPHTLLPKYTIYQKI from the coding sequence ATGACCGAATTATCCATCGAAGGTTATCACCTAAGACCCTTTACAATCGAAACAAAAAGTTTAATGGAATCATATCTTAAGTATATTACTTCCGACGTAGATGTAAGTGACTACTCTTTTGCGGCAAATTTTATTTGGCTGTCAGGGACTTCAGGCTTTTATACTATTGTTAATGATACTTTCTGTCTGTTCAATCTTGCAGGCGGAGAGCTGAGCATGCTCTTACCCCCAATAGGAAAAGTTGAAAATGTTAATGATGCGATGATGATATGCTTTGATATAATGAACAAAAACAACTCTTCAATTACTTCATCGAAAATAGAATATGTAAGCTCATATTTCGTTCAATCTTTTATTGAATATTCTGAGGATGCCGACATATTCCAGGCACTCGACAGCTACATCATCGAAAAGAAAAATATAGATTACGTCTACCTTGCAGATGACCTCATAAATTTAAGAGGGAACTCATATGCCACTAAGCGAAATGAAATAAATAAATTTAAAAAGAATTATCCAAATATATCCATCGAAATGCTTAACCCTGAAGCCCACTACAACGGAATACTTGAACTAACCAATAACTGGGTGGTAAACAGGATGAAATATCTTCCCAATGTAGATATGGACACATTCATAGATGGGATAAACTGGGAAAGATCTGCAATAAAGAGAACGCTACATTACTTTGATAAACTTGAGATATTAGGGATTGTATTGAAATTCGACGAAAAAATTGTAGGATTTACTGTTGGGGAGAAGCTAAACGAAAAAACTGCAAGTGTTATAATTGAAAAAACGGATTTCTTTACTCTTGGGGCTGCACAATATATATTTTGGGAATTTTCCAAAATTTTAAGAGATACTTATAATATTACTTTCATAAACGTCGGAGATGATATGGGGCTTGAAAACCTGAAAAAGGTTAAAATGTCTTACAGACCACACACACTTTTGCCAAAATATACAATTTATCAAAAAATATGA